A genomic segment from Treponema sp. Marseille-Q3903 encodes:
- a CDS encoding LytTR family DNA-binding domain-containing protein, with translation MNVIAVDDEQLSLSCLELILEQIDDITSIKSFTESADALEWCHNNCPDVAFLDIVMESDRRGIQLGEEIQQICPTCYIIFVTAYEKFALDAIRLNASGFIVKPATKEAVQKEIDYLKKFISFSRKAEKPFVQCFGNFDCFFKGTPLKFKNTKTKELLAYLVYRKGSSCSVHELSEILFEDIRNHKNKQSRLRTLLADLSKVLSENGILNIIYKTRGFVSIIPENVICDYYDYLKKGEDSEYKFQEEFMAQYSWGEDVNGLLSTSLQ, from the coding sequence ATGAATGTTATCGCCGTTGATGACGAGCAGCTTTCATTGTCGTGTCTGGAATTGATTTTAGAGCAGATAGATGATATCACCAGTATAAAATCATTTACAGAATCGGCAGATGCCTTAGAATGGTGTCACAATAATTGCCCTGACGTAGCGTTTCTTGATATTGTAATGGAGAGTGATAGACGAGGAATACAACTAGGGGAAGAAATACAACAGATTTGTCCTACCTGCTACATAATTTTTGTAACTGCATACGAGAAATTTGCACTTGATGCAATCCGCCTTAACGCTTCGGGATTTATTGTAAAGCCTGCAACTAAGGAAGCTGTTCAAAAAGAAATTGATTATTTGAAGAAATTCATTAGTTTCTCAAGGAAAGCTGAAAAGCCTTTTGTCCAGTGCTTTGGAAATTTTGACTGTTTTTTCAAAGGAACGCCTCTTAAGTTCAAAAACACAAAGACAAAAGAACTCCTTGCATATCTTGTTTATCGAAAAGGTTCTTCATGTTCTGTACATGAGCTTTCGGAAATTCTGTTTGAAGACATTCGCAACCACAAAAATAAACAAAGCCGATTGCGCACATTGCTCGCAGATTTATCTAAAGTTTTGTCAGAAAACGGCATTTTGAATATCATCTACAAAACGCGAGGATTTGTTTCAATCATTCCTGAAAATGTTATCTGTGATTATTACGACTATCTCAAAAAAGGGGAAGATTCTGAATACAAATTCCAAGAAGAATTCATGGCTCAGTACAGTTGGGGAGAAGACGTAAACGGGCTTTTGAGTACGAGTCTCCAGTGA
- a CDS encoding Hpt domain-containing protein — MTIDEVYKSILADYDEVLHRLKKPERILRFIKAFPEEKTMEKLEKAIEAHDCEEAFLAVHNMKGISLNLGFSNLSKYCEALTEELRDKDELPKKEVLEPLIDALKKEYEKAVEIIKKLD; from the coding sequence ATGACAATTGATGAAGTATACAAAAGTATTCTTGCAGATTATGACGAAGTACTTCACAGACTCAAAAAGCCCGAAAGGATTTTGAGATTCATAAAAGCATTTCCTGAAGAAAAAACGATGGAAAAGCTAGAAAAGGCGATTGAAGCTCACGATTGTGAAGAAGCATTTCTTGCTGTCCATAACATGAAAGGGATTTCCCTGAACCTCGGTTTTTCTAATCTGTCAAAATATTGTGAAGCGCTCACAGAAGAACTTAGGGACAAAGATGAACTTCCTAAAAAAGAAGTTCTTGAACCTTTAATCGATGCTCTAAAAAAGGAGTATGAAAAAGCAGTCGAAATAATAAAAAAACTAGACTGA